The Peribacillus sp. FSL P2-0133 genome has a segment encoding these proteins:
- a CDS encoding divergent PAP2 family protein: MELLLNFPLIAALIAIFFAQFIKVPIHFIAFRKVNWSLINSTGGMPSSHSAAVSALTVAVGIETGMDSPVFAVATIFAVITMFDATGVRRQAGEQAAVLNQLVTDFNTFVEQAKNWQKKEDKQKQQQLKELLGHKPIEVFFGALTGVFIALALHFFIFQG; the protein is encoded by the coding sequence TTGGAATTATTACTCAACTTCCCTTTAATCGCAGCATTGATTGCCATTTTCTTTGCTCAATTCATTAAAGTGCCCATCCACTTCATAGCATTTCGTAAAGTGAACTGGTCACTCATTAACTCCACAGGCGGTATGCCAAGCTCCCACTCTGCGGCCGTGTCAGCCCTAACCGTAGCGGTAGGGATCGAAACCGGAATGGATTCCCCTGTATTTGCGGTTGCCACGATCTTTGCAGTCATCACGATGTTCGATGCGACAGGAGTGAGACGGCAGGCAGGAGAACAGGCAGCCGTCTTGAACCAGCTCGTTACCGACTTCAATACATTTGTCGAGCAAGCAAAGAACTGGCAGAAAAAAGAAGATAAACAGAAACAGCAACAATTAAAGGAACTGTTGGGCCATAAGCCAATCGAGGTATTTTTCGGAGCCTTGACCGGAGTATTCATTGCACTGGCACTTCACTTTTTCATCTTTCAAGGGTAG
- a CDS encoding leucyl aminopeptidase codes for MFTVKGSLNIDLIDECLILGVFDRPVKFTGIGKEADERLDGQLTELVKAGEISSKKKSVVKIHTLGKLSVKRLIFVGLGKEKELSFETLREAFGKARKTINESKITTLSIALDTFTTENLDALDAAHACSEAFELASYKFDGYKQKSNQVEKSLESITVYSEYDQEEVGAALHVGRIFGRATNSARTLVNTPGNLLTSTDLADYSSALGERYGFEVEILEKGDMLKLGMGALLAVNKGSVEPPKMIVLKYQGKDEWKDVIGLVGKGITFDTGGYSLKTKAGIVGMKTDMGGAAAVLGAMEIIGELGPDQNVVAVIPSTDNMISGDAFKPDDVITAMSGKTIEVLNTDAEGRLVLADAMTYAKHHGADYLIDVATLTGGVITALGMDMTGAMTNDTEFYEQVVKASEEAGEPIWRLPITEKDKERVRNSKMADLNNSPGGAGHAIMGGAFIGEFAEDTPWVHLDIAGTSTTSSSSELCRAGATGVMARTLALLVETFETKTR; via the coding sequence ATGTTCACAGTAAAAGGTTCCCTGAATATAGATTTGATTGACGAATGCCTGATTCTAGGCGTATTTGACAGACCCGTAAAATTTACAGGCATAGGAAAAGAAGCGGATGAACGATTGGACGGCCAGCTAACAGAGTTAGTGAAAGCCGGAGAAATCTCTTCCAAGAAAAAATCGGTGGTCAAAATACATACATTAGGTAAATTAAGCGTAAAGAGATTGATTTTTGTAGGGTTGGGCAAGGAAAAGGAGCTATCCTTTGAAACCCTCCGCGAAGCGTTTGGGAAGGCGCGTAAGACGATTAATGAATCCAAGATTACGACTCTTTCGATCGCTTTGGATACATTCACGACTGAAAATCTGGATGCATTGGACGCAGCGCATGCTTGTTCCGAGGCTTTCGAACTTGCTTCCTATAAATTTGACGGATATAAGCAAAAATCGAACCAGGTCGAAAAAAGCCTCGAATCGATTACGGTTTACAGTGAATATGATCAAGAAGAGGTCGGTGCCGCGCTTCATGTAGGGAGAATCTTCGGAAGGGCGACGAACTCAGCCAGAACATTGGTCAACACACCAGGCAATTTGTTGACTTCCACGGATTTGGCGGATTATTCATCCGCATTGGGCGAACGTTATGGTTTTGAAGTGGAGATACTCGAGAAGGGAGATATGCTCAAGTTGGGAATGGGCGCACTCCTTGCTGTCAATAAAGGTTCGGTCGAGCCTCCGAAAATGATCGTCCTGAAGTATCAAGGTAAGGATGAATGGAAGGATGTTATCGGGCTGGTCGGTAAGGGCATCACATTCGATACGGGTGGATACTCATTGAAAACGAAGGCTGGAATCGTTGGGATGAAGACGGATATGGGCGGTGCGGCGGCAGTTTTAGGTGCAATGGAAATTATCGGCGAATTAGGACCGGATCAAAATGTCGTGGCTGTCATTCCATCCACTGATAACATGATCAGCGGTGATGCATTCAAGCCGGATGATGTGATCACTGCCATGAGCGGCAAGACGATAGAGGTATTGAATACGGATGCGGAAGGCCGGCTGGTTTTGGCGGATGCCATGACTTACGCTAAACATCATGGTGCTGACTATCTTATTGACGTTGCCACTTTAACGGGCGGTGTAATAACGGCGCTGGGCATGGATATGACGGGTGCAATGACAAATGATACGGAATTCTATGAGCAAGTGGTCAAAGCCTCAGAGGAGGCCGGGGAGCCCATTTGGAGATTGCCGATTACAGAAAAGGATAAAGAACGGGTACGCAATAGTAAAATGGCGGATTTGAATAATTCACCTGGAGGGGCAGGACATGCGATCATGGGCGGGGCCTTCATCGGCGAATTTGCTGAAGACACTCCGTGGGTTCATCTGGATATCGCCGGAACTTCCACAACCTCGAGCAGCTCCGAATTGTGCAGGGCGGGGGCTACCGGTGTCATGGCACGAACGCTTGCACTATTGGTTGAAACCTTTGAAACGAAAACAAGATGA